In the genome of Bradyrhizobium sp. CB3481, the window GCCGCAATGGACACACGGCTCGGTTGATGCTCAACACACACCTGGAATTTTTTTCTCTCAAAGCCAGGGCAAAGAATATTAATCATCCTGGTATCTCTGAATTCGATTTCTCAATTGATGTTTTGCTATCCGTCATTTCGTAAAATTGGTAAAATCGATTGTTTTGATGGAAAACATTCACACCATGGATAAGTGGAGATCATGCGTTTCAAGGGCCTGGATTTGAATCTCCTCGTCGCGCTCGACGCTCTGATGACCGAGCGCAATCTCACCGCGGCGGCGCGCAGCATTAACCTCAGTCAGCCGGCCATGAGCGCGGCCATCGCCCGGCTCCGTGCCTATTTTCGCGATGAACTATTTACGATGAGAGGGCGCGAACTTGTCCCAACACCGCGTGCTGAAGGGCTCGCCGGCCCCATTCGCGAGGCTCTGCTGCACATCCAGCTGTCCATTATTTCCCGGGATACGTTCAACCCAGCCCAATCGAATCGCCGCTTCAGGATCATCCTTTCCGATTTCATGACCATCGTGTTCTTTGGAAAGATCGTGGACCGTGTCGCGCGGGAAGCGCCCGCCGTGCGGTTCGAATTTCTGCCTTTGGCGGACGATCCCGATGGGGTTCTTCAGCGCGGTGAGGCCGATTTTCTGGTCTTACCGGAAGTGTTCATGTCGACTGCCCACCCTAAAGCGATACTGTTCGACGAGACACTTGTGTGCGTAGGCTGCCGTTCGAACAAGCAGTTATCCCGGCAGCTTACATTTGAGAGCTACATGTCGATGGGACACGTTGCGGCCAAGTTTGGGCCGACGCTGAGGCCCTCGATCGAGGAATGGTTTTTGCTCAAGCACGGTCTCAAGAGACGCATTGAGGTCGTTGTGCAGGGCTTTAGCATGATCCCGCCTATGCTGTTGAACACCGGCCGCATAGCAACGATGCCCGCAAGGCTTGCCAAACAGTTCGCAAAGTCCACCCCACTGCAGATCGTCGAACTTCCGCTGCCAAATGCTGAATTCACTGAGGCCGTCCAATGGCCTGCCCTTCACAATACTGATCCGGCAAGCATATGGATGCGGCGGGTGTTATCGCAGGAGGCATCCCGCATGGCTTCTCCGCGAGAGGCCACGCGAAGTCGCAGGCGCTCCTAATTTTTTTGCGGGGTTTTACCGCCTGCTCTTCGAATTGCTCCAGAAATGATCTTAGATCCTGCAAGATCCTGATCTTTTGGACCGATCTCTCTTCCTGCAATTTCGCGGATGGGTTGCCCTGCAATAGGCACGCACGCCATCTTGTTGCACGCAACAGAGATGCTGAATTCGATATCTGCGGCCGCGAGCCTCGAATCAGCGCGAGATGAAGTTGATGCTTGCCATCCACTCTATCGCGTGATGAAGCGATCCCTTCTTCCTCGTCCCGCGCTGCGCATGAGGATCTTGAGCGCCTCGTGTAGCAACAGCCGCTGCAAACATTCTGGAAACTAGCCAGACGGCGCGGCTTAATGGTTTTCTGGGACCTGCGGCGGGCAAATGCGGCGGCGGGTTTCCGCGAGGCAGGCGCAACACTACTGCGAGACGACCATCCTGATGAATGGAAATAATGTTCTACTTCAATGAATTCGCTTGAATCGCACGCCGCGTCAGGTTGTAGGCTTGCAATCAGCACCTAAGCACGCCCGGGCGCATCGACAGTGCGTTGGCGAACATGCAGCGCTGCCGGCGTTCCCATCGCGCTAACGCATCACTGCGGTTCACAGTAAGCAATGTCTGAGAGCGATCGCCGGAGCGCGCCTAAGGCCTGCCTCAAAACCGCGAGGGCGACTTCCACGCCCGGCCTGCCCATTTAAGCTGCTAGCCAGCGAATATGAGAGCATTTCTCTCGATCGCGCGTGAAGCCAGAAGGGGCGGTTCTGGCCGAGAGAGATCGTCATGGAAAGAACCGTTGTTGGCTGCAGAGTAAAAACACGTGCGTTTCAAGGGACTTGATCTAAATCTCCTCGTTGCTCTCGACGCACTGATGACTGAGCGTAACCTCACGGCAGCGGCACGCAGCATCAACCTGAGCCAGCCGGCCATGAGCGCAGCCCTCGCCCGGCTACGGGCCTACTTCTGCGATGAACTATTTACGACGAGCGGGCGCGGACTTGTCCCAACACCGCGTGCGGAGGGGCTCGCCGCCCCGACTCGCGAGGCTCTGGCGCATATCCAGCTCTCGATCATTTCCCGGGATACATTCAACCCCGCCCGGTCGACCCGCTGCTTCAGAATCATCCTTTCCGACTTCATGACAATCGTGTTCTTCCGAAGGATTGTGGACCGTATCGCGCGGGAAGCTCCCGGCGTCAGATTCGAACTTCTGCCACTCGGCGATGAGCCCGATGAGCCACTCCGGCGCGGTGAGGTCGATTTTCTTGTCTTACCGGAATTGTTCCTGTCGAATGCGCATCCTAAAGCGACACTATTCGAAGAGACACTTGTGTGCGTGGGCTGCTGTTCGAATAGGCAACTGCCAACGCAGCTTACATTCGACAGATACATGTCGATGGGGCACGTTGCTGTCCGGTTCGGGCTGACGCGGAAGCCCTCGATCGAGGAATGGTTCTTGCTCGAGCACAATCTTAAGAGACGTATCGAGGTCGTTGTGCAGAGCTTTAGCATGATCCCGCCTATGCTATTAGACACCGACCGTATAGGGACGATGCCACGAAGGCTGGTTGAGCATTTCGAACAAACGATGCCTCTGCGGATCATTCAACTTCCTCTGTCGCTTCCCGCTTTCACTGAGGCCGTGCAATGGCCTTCCTCTCACAACAGTGACCCAGCAAGCATCTGGATGCGCGAGATACTACTGCAGGAGGCTTCCCGGATGGCTTCTCCGCGCGAGAACAACACGCACCTATAAGTTACGGCAGAGCGCCCCTTCTACTCCTCGCATCAATCAAGATCCAGTCCGATCGAAGGGGCTCATTCATTGTAAGCGCGCAGCCTCAAAGCAACTCTCATAAGGATCTCGCGATCCACCTCGGCGCCCGACATTTGGGGCGCCCAAGGATCTTCCGCCGGGAACAGTTGGCAACGCTGCACTCAATGCTAGCAGCGTTGCTGCGGTCGATCTGCTGCGTCTATTGGAGAGCGCAGATCAAGGAACTCGGCGAGTCTGCCCTTGCGACGATGAGCAACCGTGGCATCGGTCTATTGGCAACGGCGGTTGAGGATGATCGCCTGCCGGCGGGGTCACTTCCACCGGCCCGCACCCTTCATCGCTATTATTCGCATATATCTAGGACTCACGTAGCGGATCGCCTGTAAAGCGAGGATGCCAGATAGCCCCGCCGCCGCTCGATCGCCTGCTCTGTTGCCATTCTTAATCAGCATCGGCCAACCGAACGATTTACGCGTTGGATTTTTCGCCTTGTTGCAGCCATTTCTTTGGGATCAGCGTCGCCACGAACGCGAGACTCTCTTCCGCGGCCAATCCGGCTGCATATAGAGACCGCGGTACTCGGCGAGTTTGCAAATGAAAGTAGTTCGACATCGCTTGTGCGATTCAAGACAAGCCCACTACAACTGTGTTGCACAACTGCATCACTTGAAAGCCCAGCGCATTTCGTCGATGTACGCCGCCGGTTTGTCTCGATTTGACCCTACCGCAGTCAAATGTCTCGACCACGTGCGCCGCCCGGCGCGATGACAAGTACGGAGCCGAATGTTGCAGCAATACAGTGGTGTCTACGATTCCGAAGACCTTTCGGCCTTAGGAAGGATTTTTGACAAAGCATTCGCGGCTTTACCGGCATCTATGCAAACCCCTGAAAACCGGACGGAAATCGCCAAGCTTGTTCTCGCACGTGCAGAGGCCGGCAAGGCCGAGTTGGCGTCCTTGACGAACTTGATGGACGCCATTGCTTCTGCAGCTTGATCAAACGCACTTGGTGTAAAGTCAGCTCGCTTGCGCCGCAAACCAAGTCGTTTCAGCTAGAGCATTGAAATAGCTTGATTCTCACGCGACGTCAGGTTGTAGCTTTGTAAATCGAGCAACATGACGAAAGGTATACCGCGAATGCGTCGATGGCACGTCGGCAGTCTTGCAGAGGGATCGCCTCGCGCAACGGTACGCACGTTGCATCAGGGAGCACACATTAGGTGCGGAGTGCATCGACGGCCGTCAGGCGGACGTACGAGCACGAAGACGTAAAACAAGTATACCGTATTCCAGCGCTGCACGAGGTTGTCCTCTCTCTTCACGAGCGGAGCCACACGTCGCCGCGATGCAGCGGTGTCTACGAACCAGGAGGCCTCTCGGTCTTGGAACGATTTCTGATACAGCATTCGCGGCGTTATCAGCGCCTATGCGAACTTGCGAAGAATGGCACGGCGATCGCCAAGATCATCAGCAGCCGCAAGCGAGGCGGAGTCCACATCCCTGATGAACTTGGTGGACATCATTGCATCATCGCTTAATCAAGCGGCGATCCTAAAGGAGAGTCACCTTGCTTGCGCCCGGATGGAAGAGGATTCAGCTAGATCATTGAAATAGCTTGAATCTCACGCGATGTCAGGTTGTAGGCTTGGAAATTGAGAAACATGACCAAAGCTACACCACGATGGCGTCGATGGCGCATTGGAGAACTTGCAGAGGCTACCGGCCTAACGGTACGCACTCTGCATCACTACGAGCACATAGGGCTACTCCGTGCCTCGGAGCGCACCGATGGCGGTCACCGGATGTACGACAGCGACAGTGTACAGCGAGTATACCAAATTCGAGCGCTGCGTGAGATTGGCTTCTCCCTTGAGGAGATTCGCAAAGCGATGGAGGGCAGCTCTTCGCTTACGGACCTGTTGCGCAGCCATTTAGAGCGCATTGAGAATCAAGTCGAACGTACGACCATGCTGCGAGATCGTTTACGCAACATGACAACCGATGGCGAAGTACAGGTCAGTGTCGATGAGCTACCCGCGACTTTGGATGCAATGTCGCGGGTTAATAAACGCGCTCAAGCGCCCCGCTGCAGATGCGCCTCAGATCCACATCGAGAAGAGCGGTGGCGACGGATCCACGAGGAGTTGCGCGATTGCATGACACGGGGCGAGCATCCTCGCAGCGAACGGGTCACTGCTGTGGCTCTCCAAGCACGTTCGCTAATCACCGAAGTCGCAGGAGCTGATTCGACAGCTTCGACGATACTGACAGTTCTTGCGCGATTGAGCGCGCCTCCAAAATTGGCTGGCTGGGATCTCAGTCTAGTGCAGTATCTCGATCGCGCACTCGCCGCGCTGGAGTGAGTAGCCGTGCTGACGCTTTCGGGATAACGTGCTCGATCCCGCTTGCCTTTCGGAGCCTGTTGGCTCTCTATCAGCGTCTATTTGGACCTCGACAGCCAGTCGGCTGAGGCGACGAGCGGCCGTTAAGGCAAATGCACAACCAACGCCCGCTTCACCTTACCGATCGGGGGGGTGCCCCCTGGGGGCGCCGCCGGTGGCCCTGCAAGCATCTTCGGCGTCTGAAGTCCGATGCTCGGAGCCGCGGTCTCAAGTGATCCCACGGCAGTTGTGTGCGTCAAGTTCAGAGCGCGCAGCACCAAGCTCGGAGAGCGGAACGTCTCTTGTGGCCAAGCACGACCGTGACAAGCGGAGGACGAAGCCACCCGGCTTGAGACATGCTGATC includes:
- a CDS encoding LysR family transcriptional regulator; translated protein: MRFKGLDLNLLVALDALMTERNLTAAARSINLSQPAMSAALARLRAYFCDELFTTSGRGLVPTPRAEGLAAPTREALAHIQLSIISRDTFNPARSTRCFRIILSDFMTIVFFRRIVDRIAREAPGVRFELLPLGDEPDEPLRRGEVDFLVLPELFLSNAHPKATLFEETLVCVGCCSNRQLPTQLTFDRYMSMGHVAVRFGLTRKPSIEEWFLLEHNLKRRIEVVVQSFSMIPPMLLDTDRIGTMPRRLVEHFEQTMPLRIIQLPLSLPAFTEAVQWPSSHNSDPASIWMREILLQEASRMASPRENNTHL
- a CDS encoding MerR family transcriptional regulator — protein: MTKATPRWRRWRIGELAEATGLTVRTLHHYEHIGLLRASERTDGGHRMYDSDSVQRVYQIRALREIGFSLEEIRKAMEGSSSLTDLLRSHLERIENQVERTTMLRDRLRNMTTDGEVQVSVDELPATLDAMSRVNKRAQAPRCRCASDPHREERWRRIHEELRDCMTRGEHPRSERVTAVALQARSLITEVAGADSTASTILTVLARLSAPPKLAGWDLSLVQYLDRALAALE
- a CDS encoding LysR family transcriptional regulator produces the protein MRFKGLDLNLLVALDALMTERNLTAAARSINLSQPAMSAAIARLRAYFRDELFTMRGRELVPTPRAEGLAGPIREALLHIQLSIISRDTFNPAQSNRRFRIILSDFMTIVFFGKIVDRVAREAPAVRFEFLPLADDPDGVLQRGEADFLVLPEVFMSTAHPKAILFDETLVCVGCRSNKQLSRQLTFESYMSMGHVAAKFGPTLRPSIEEWFLLKHGLKRRIEVVVQGFSMIPPMLLNTGRIATMPARLAKQFAKSTPLQIVELPLPNAEFTEAVQWPALHNTDPASIWMRRVLSQEASRMASPREATRSRRRS